In Dermacentor silvarum isolate Dsil-2018 unplaced genomic scaffold, BIME_Dsil_1.4 Seq282, whole genome shotgun sequence, one DNA window encodes the following:
- the LOC119434857 gene encoding uncharacterized protein LOC119434857, producing MAGWWRKQVYEARRDAIAIAQVQRSTGGGRAPGFHGRVLNLTGMVRLRGVADLPYQEQADVPTAAMEVVVEAADVRSTATPAEDPPRGASDSERVAAAPVLQRPVRPPRRQRPRRVDTLTTMSSQCARSLEQGDEMLQVGAAEIEEQTTRIAVAAERTAVTTERMAAAAERTAAAQEGILVQVRSMAGDIAGHLQQQRMN from the exons ATGGCAGGATGGTGGCGCAAACAGGTCTACGAGGCCCGCCGCGACGCCATCGCAATTGCCCAAGTgcaaag aagcactggaggGGGCCGCGCACCTGGTTTCCACGGCCGAGTACTGAACTTGACGGGTATGGTCCGCCTGCGTGGCGTCGCCGACCTCCCCTACCAAGAG CAGgccgacgttcccactgctgcaatGGAGGTCGTCGTCGAGGCTGCGGATGTGAGGAGCACGGCGACAC CGGCAGAGGATCCACCACGCGGTGCATCGGACTCAGAAAGGGTGGCCGCTGCACCTG TGTTGCAGCGTCCTGTACGGCCACCACGCCGACAGCGACCGCGACGGGTGGACACCCTCACAACCATGTCGTCGCAGTGCGCCCGCAGCCTTGAACAGGGCGACGAGATGCTCCAGGTTG GCGCTGCAGAGATTGAAGAACAAACCACCCGCATCGCTGTCGCAGCAGAGAGGACGGCTGTCACGACAGAAAGGATGGCTGCCGCGGCTGAGAGGACGGCAGCGGCGCAGGAGGGTATCCTGGTGCAGGTGCGCTCTATGGCAGGCGACATAGCTGGGCACCTGCAACAACAAAGGATGAATTAA